A stretch of DNA from Longimicrobium terrae:
GTCGATCACGGATGCCAGCTGTTCGAAGAACGATTCGAATCGCTGGAAGCCGCGGTTACGTACTGGATCGAGGCGCGGCTCGGCGGATTACGGCTGCCGCACGATGGCGGGCGCTGATGATTCGTTCGCGCCGGGAATAGCGCTGCCGCACGCTCTTCAACTGCACGGAAGCCTGCCCGCGCGAGATCCGCATCACCAAGGCGATCGGCGAGGTGAAGCAGGCCATCCTCAAGGGCGGCGCCCAGAAACTCACCGTCCGCCAGCCCGCCTCCGCGCATGCCGCCAGCCGAGCGGGTCGTTTGGACGATGCACTACCCGACCGCCCCCGCGGTCGCCACCCTGTGCGCATGCGCCTGATCCACTGAGCTTTTGTCGCTCGGTACTCCACAAACTCTCGCGTATAATCCGGATGACTAACTACCGCCGACAACATTGGGTTCCACAATCGTATCTACGTCGCTTCTCACCAGACCAAGGCCATGTCTGGATGTTTGACAAGCCGACTGGACGCGTAGCGTTTCCGAATGTTCGGGACGTCTGCCAGGCTAAGTTCTACAATGACGGTTTTCTGCGGGACCAACAGGGGACACTTCCTGACGATGTTTCGCCTGACACGTTTGAACGGCAGTTCGGGACGTGGGAGGATGCGTTCAATGAAGTGATAAACGCGGCTTTGCGTGTCGCCGACGGTAAGGGAGCTAGCCTTGAAGAAAGGCAGACGATGGCGATCTGTGTAGCAATTCAATTAGCGCGTACGCCTCAGTTTCGGCAGCAGATCTCAGAACGTATAGGTGAATTACTCATCGAGGATGCTACGATATTCCTGGAGAAAAAGAACCCTGGAATAACCAAAGATCTTCAGCTGGATCTTACATTACCTCCTGAGTGGGTGGGGGCGCTACACCAGCAATTTCTCTGGCAAAGCGGCGAGATACCGGAGATTGCGACGGATCTCTTTTATTATATCTGGCGAATTGGTGTAAACGTAGCCGATCTGCCACTCTGTACATCAGACCACCCTGTGATGGGATTTGTTCATGACGTGTTAAGCAACTCTTCTCCTTCGCGCGAGATGACGGGCAATGGCGGCATTCTGAAGAACCTGCTGCTGGGGCGAACTAGCATGTACGGACTTGAGATA
This window harbors:
- a CDS encoding DUF4238 domain-containing protein; the protein is MTNYRRQHWVPQSYLRRFSPDQGHVWMFDKPTGRVAFPNVRDVCQAKFYNDGFLRDQQGTLPDDVSPDTFERQFGTWEDAFNEVINAALRVADGKGASLEERQTMAICVAIQLARTPQFRQQISERIGELLIEDATIFLEKKNPGITKDLQLDLTLPPEWVGALHQQFLWQSGEIPEIATDLFYYIWRIGVNVADLPLCTSDHPVMGFVHDVLSNSSPSREMTGNGGILKNLLLGRTSMYGLEIIYPLSPRVALLMYHPDYFHAMHDVQGRRKALHRNDVLHYNALQLLNADRQVYSCENNFEIIRAHASTYAEADTHGRPDAEPQA